The Lutibacter sp. A64 genome segment TTCTTTCTTTTTCTTCATCAGATTTTGGGTCGATTATAGGAAGATCAGCATCAAAATTTAATTCGTCCATCAATTCTTTAATAATCTCTTTATCTCCTAATAAAATTGGTTTTCCTATACCATCATCATGAACTATCTGTGCTGCTTTTAAAACATCTAAATGATCTGCTTCAGCAAAAACAACACTTTTAGGATTTGCTTTTGCACGTTCTGTAATCATTCTCATTAGCTTACTTCCAGTTCCTAACCTTTCGGCCAACACCTCTTTATAGGCATCCCAATCTGTAATAGCTTCTTTTGCTACACCCGATTCCATTGCCGCTTTTGCAACTGCTGGTGGTACTTCAGTTATTAAACGCGCATCAAAAGGTTTTGGAATAATATACTCTCTACCATACTGAATGTTTTTTTCTCCGTAGGTAATATTTACCTGCTCTGGAACGGATTCTTTTGCTAAATTGGCTAAAGCATATACCGCTGCAATTTTCATTTCCTCATTAATTTTTGTTGCTCTAACATCTAAAGCACCTCTAAAAATAAAGGGAAATCCGAGTACATTATTTACCTGGTTAGGATTGTCTGAACGACCTGTTGCCATAATAACATCTTTTCTTGTTTTTATAGCTAAATCGTATTCAATTTCTGGATTAGGATTTGCCAATGCAAAAACTATAGGATCTGAAGACATACTTAATAACATCTCTGGTGTAAAAACATCGGCAACTGATAAACCAATGAAAACATCGGCTCCATCTGCCGCTTCAGCTAATGTATAAATATCTCTATCAGTAGCAAACTCGGCTTTTTGAGAAGATAAATTTTCAATATCTTTTCTAATTACACCCTTACTATCGCACATTACAATATTCTCTTTTTTTGCTCCTATTGCCATATACAGTCTAGTACAAGAAACAGCTGCTGCTCCTGCTCCATTTACAACTATTTTTACTTTTGAAATATCTTTACCTGCAATTTCAATAGCGTTTTTTAAAGCTGCTGATGAAATTATTGCAGTTCCGTGCTGGTCATCGTGCATTACAGGAATATCTAATTCTTCTTTTAGCCTTCTTTCAATTTCAAAAGCTTCTGGCGCTTTAATATCTTCTAAATTTATTCCTCCAAAAGTTGGAGCAATATTTTTAACAGTTTCTATAAATTTTTCAACATCAGTAGTATCTATCTCTATATCAAACACATCAATATCCGCAAACACTTTAAATAGCAGTCCTTTTCCTTCCATTACAGGCTTTCCAGCCAATGCTCCAATATTTCCCAGACCTAATACTGCTGTTCCGTTAGATATAACCGCTACTAAATTTCCTTTTGAAGTATATTTATAAACATTTTCAGGATCTTTTTCAATTTCTAAACAAGGCTCTGCAACACCCGGAGAATACGCTAAAGATAAATCTTTTTGGGTAGCATATTTTTTTGTTGGAACTACTTCAATTTTTCCTGGAGTAGGTTTTGCATGGTACAATAAAGCCTCTCTTCTCATTCTTGAATCACTCATAAAAAATTTTTTTTAATGTATAAGAACAAATTTAACAATATAATAGTAATAGCACACTTTATTTATGGTATTTACTGCGAAAACGAGATAAATATTATGTAATATTCACTATTTAGATTATTCTTATTTAAAACATTTAATTTATATTAAAAAACGTTCCGAATTAAGAAATTTAATGCAACAAAAAAAGTATCTTAATTTTTTAAAATTGGTTAAAATTTTAAACCTTTCAATTATTATTTTTAGTTTCAGAAGAAATTAGACATTTACCATTGTCCCATTTTTTTAAATCTTTTGAAGAAATAATAACATTATTACAGGTTAAATAGTTTCCTAAACTATCTTTTTTAATTATTTTTAAATCGCCTCGTTTAATTGCATTTACAATTTTAAAAACAAGTCCATTTTTACTATAATTAGTATCTTTAACCGAAAATGTTAACCCCATTTTATTATTAAATAAATCCATTTTTTTTGACGCTAAATCTGGATGAATTCCATCTTCTAAATCACTTTTTTTAAATGAATTGAAATTAGATTTCTCATACGATTTACCTAAAGAACGAGCTGCTTTTTCTCCAATCTCTATCTTTAAAACAGCCATCCAATACGCATGTCTAAAAGCATCTACTTGTCCACCAACCTTATCTTTATCCAACAAATTAGTGTTTGCTATAGAATCCGTTATTTTAATTACTTCATTAGATATTTTAAAGGCTTTTTTTGCTTTAAAAGGATGTAACAATGCCCATTTTTTAAGCGAACTAGGCTGATCTTTAAATAAACTCCAGTTAGATTGAGCTTGTAATTTAAAAGAAAATAGAAGCACTACAATTAACAATTTAACTTTAAAATAATTCATTTGAAGTGATAATTTTTATTTAACTATAATTACCTCTACTTTACTTTTACTCCGCTGAACAGTTGCACTTGACTAAAACATTTATTTTACCTCAAAAGCTTTCTTAACAGTCCCTATTTTCACAAAATACGTGCCTTTTGGTAAATAATAAATGCCGTTTTTAGCTTTTTTATGTGACTGATCTTTCATAGATAAATTATAGATATTCTTTTGTCCTTTTACTGACAAATTATAATTAAAATAATTAAATCCTTTATCTGCATTAACTATAAAAGAATTTATTTTTGAATCGTCTTCAGTTAAAATTTCAACAATATATTCATCTGCTTTTGAACTATAGAAAGGAATTATTATAGTTGGTTCAAAGGCTTTAGACCATTTACTTCTAGCATTTCCCCATCTTGAAGAATATCGTATTGAAGGAATTTCAAAAATTGCAACCAACGAATTTTTAATAGTATTATATTCTTGTAAAGCAGCAATATTTGCCTTATAGATAGAACGTCCGTGCGTACCAATAAGCAAATCTTTAGCTTCATTTTGAATTACCAAATCGTGAATTGCAACTTTAGGCAATCCGTTAGAAAATAATTGCCAATTTACACCTTTATCAAAACTTACATAAGCTTCATTATCGGTACCTAAATAAACTATATTTTCATCCTCAGGATCTTCTTTTATAACATTTACAGCATAATTTGGCAGTTTACTTCCAATATTTTTCCAAGTAATACCTTTATTTTCACTAACAAAAACATAAGGTTTAAAATCGTCGTTTCTATATCCATTTAAAGTAATATAAACCCTATCTTTTTCGTGTTGTGAAGCTACAACTCTTGACACCCATAAACCTTGCGGTAGATTATCTGAAATTCGAGTCCAAGTTGCCCCACCATTTTCTGTAACATTTATATAACCATCATCACTTCCAACATAAATAAAACCAAATTGAAAAGGACTTTCTGAAATTGTTGTAAGCGTACCATAAGGCACATTTCCTTTTTTTCCACCAGTGGTTAAATCTCCAGAAATTACATCAAATTTTTCGCCTTTATCCATAGAGCGCAATAATTTATTAGCTCCCATATATAAAATATCTTGATTATGTGGCGATAATACTATTGGAGTTTGCCAATTATAACGATAAGGCGTATCTCCCAATTGATGCTTTGGATGAATACTTAAACGTTCTTTTGTTTTTAAATTTAAGCGAAAATAATACCCAAATTGAGAGCCGGTATATACCAAATTATTATCTCTATTATCTATTTGAACTTGCATTCCATCGCCACCGCCAATACTTTTATATGGATACTCTCCACTGCTTTCCCAACGCTTAGAAGTTCTATAATTACTAGATCCGTACCACACACCATTATCTTGTAAACCACCAAAAACATTATATGGTTTTTGATTGTCTACATTTATATAATAAAATTGCCCAACTGCAGGTGAATTATTTTTAATCCAGTTTTCACCATCATCATAGGTAATATTTACACCACCGTCATTCCCATCAATTATATGCCCATTTAAATTAGGATTTACCCACAAAGCTTGATGATCGGCGTGTACATTTTCCTTACCTATTGAAGTCCAGTTTCTACCACCATCTTCCGATTTAAACAATGGAACACCTCCAATATAAATTTTATTCTGATTGCTAGTATTTACCGCTATTACACCAAAATAATAACCGTAAGAACTATACATTCCGTCTAAATAATCTTTATGTGTTTTTTTCCAGGTTTTACCACCATCTACAGATTTATACACCTCGGCACCAATTACTTCAGAAGTTAATAAAACACTATTTGCATCTTCTAAATAACTTGCTAAATCACTTGGTTGTACAGTTTCTTTCTCAATTGCTTCTTTTACACTTATAGCAGTGTATTTTTTTTCGAAATTATTTGTTTTTAAAAATGAATTCAAATCCTTATTATCTAACTTTAAAAAAGTTTCTTTAGTCATTTTTTTAAAATCATCTTTCTGCAAACCTTTTTCTTTCTTTTTCTTTTTTTCAGGCCTCATAAACTGATTGTCTAAAAGTGCGTAAATAACATTGTTATTAAAAGCAGCTAACCCAATTCTACCAACACCATTACCTGTTGGAAAACCGCTCTTTTCATCGCTTACATTTACCCAAGTTTCACCAGCATCTGTACTTTTATATATTGCAGAACCTTCTCCATCGCCATCAAAATTCCAAGCTTTTCTAATACGCTCCCAAGAAGCTGCATATAAAACAGCAGGATCTGTAGGAGATACGCTAACATCTATTACGCCTGTATTTACATTAATAAACAAGGGGTTTTTCCAAGTTTTCCCACCATCGGAAGTTTTAAAAATACCACGCTCTTTGTTTGGCGTATATAAACTTCCAACGGCAGCTACTACAACTTCATTTGGGTTGTTTTTGTTTATAATAATACGACCAATATGTTGCGAATCGGTTAAACCAACATTTTTCCACGTTTTACCACCATCGGTAGTTTTTAAAACTCCAATTCCTGCATAAGAAGAACGTGAAGAGTTACTCTCTCCAGTACCTGCCCAAATTGTATTATTTTTCCAATCTACGGCAATTGCTCCCATATTTTGGGTTGGAGCATTTTCTGTAATTGCAGTAAATGATGTTCCATTATTATTTGTATACCAAATACCTCCAGAAGCGTACACAACATAAAACTCTATTGGGTTTTCAGGGTTTACTGCCAAATCTACTACACGACCACTCATTATTGTTGGTCCTATATTACTAAATGGCACATTTTTTACTAATGAATTTTGAGCATTTATTTCTATAAGAAGAAATAAAAAACTAAAAAAGAAGATTATTTTTTTCATTCTTGAAGTTTAATAGTTTAGCATAAAAATGCTTTTCTTCAAATTTAGCAATATAATTTAAACTTTAAGGAATGAAAAAATAGATTTATAATTCACATGCTAAGTAAATTAAAATTAGCTAATTCAGAATTAATTTATTTAATACTAAAAATTAGATTGGTGTAATGCTAAAAAAGGTGTTTTAGAATAATAATCTAAGGTTGCCATTTTTGGTCTAAACAAAATTTGTTCTAACAAATTAAGGTTTTTTGCAGCTAACACTATTAAATCTATATGCATTTTATTAATAAATTGCTCTATAGATTTTTCAAAATTTTTATTTATTTCTGAATGAAAACTATGTTGTTTTTCTGTAAAATAATCTTGTAAGGTTTCTTTATTCCAACGTTGTTCTTCAGTTAAAATTTCGCTGTTTTTATTTAAGTATAAAAACCGAACTGCAGCATTAGCATAACACGATTTACTTGTTAAATAATGTAACAATTTTGCTTCGTAATAGTTGGTATAATCTGTAGGAAATACAATTTCATTTATTTTAGTATAAACAGCAGTTTCTGGAACCACCAAAACAGAACATTTTACTTTTGTTATAATTTCTTCGGAAATAGAATTTCTAGTTATTTGCCCTTTTGAAGGAATATCATTAGCGCCAATTACAATTAAATCAATTTTTTTTGTTTTAATTTGATTTCTAGTAGCTTCAACAATATTTTTTTCGTCTAAAATTGGGATAAAAGTATGGTTTCCTTTTATTTTTAAAGTATCTATTTTATTAACTAATGCTTCTATCTGTTTTTTTGCATCTTTTTTAGCTGATGCTTGAACTAAATTTGTTTCTTGATGATGATTAATATCCCATTCATTCTCATATCTATTACCTGCATTTAACAAATGAAAATTGTATTGCTCATTCTGAAATAAACTCAGTGCATAAGTGATAGAATTCCAAGATTTCTTAGAAAAATCAGTTAAAATTAATATGTTTTTCATACCATTAATTATTGCTACAAACTTAAAAAAAGCCGTAGTAATAATAAATGACATTAATCAGTGAAATTTTGAATGTGGTTTACGTTTTTTTATTTAAAACATTGAATAATTATTAATATATAGCCTCTAATTGCTCTAAATCAACAATTCTAATATTTCTTCCTTCAATTTCTATAACTCCCTCTTTTTTTAAGTCTGTTAATGTTCTAATTAAACTTTCGGTAGCTATACCTGCAACACTTGCAAGATCTCTTCTAGAAATATTAATATTATCAGATGGTTTATGCCTCATTTTATTAGCAAATTTTAGAATTGTTTTTGCTGTTTTTCTTCGCATAGAACCATAAGCCATTTGTAATAATTGATCTTTTACTTCTGTTAAGTTTTCATTAATTAATTGAAACACTTCTAATGATAGGCTATAGTTTCTTTTTAGAATGTTTTGAACTGTGGTTTTAGGCACACTCATTATTTCTAATTTTTCCATAGCAATTGCAGATTCATAATTATGAGAGTCTTCAAAGATTGCTGAAAATCCAAAAAATTCATCTTCTTTATTAATTGTTATAATTAACTCTTTTCCAAATTCATCTATTTTAACACCTTTAACTTTGCCTTTATAAATGAGATAAATATTATTAGTTTTTTCTGATTCTTTATAAATTAATTCTCCTTTTTTAAATATTTTAGCAGTACCAAAATCACAAAAATAGTTTTTAAGGTCATCTATGGTTAAAATATTTTCAAATGTATCTTCTTCAGGAGTTTCAGTTTCTTCAACTGTTAAAGATTCTTTTAAAAGCGCAGCTTTTGCTAACCTACTTTCAATAGCGCTTAATAATAATTCTTCTTCAACTGGCTTTGTTAAATAGTCATCTGCACCCAAATCCATTCCTTTTCTTATGTCTTTAACTTCAGTTTTGGCAGACATAAAAATAAATGGTATTTTTTTTGTTGCTTCATCTTCAGACAGCAATTTAAAAACATCATACCCATCTAGTTCAGGCATCATAATATCACAAATAATAAGATCTGGAAGCATTATTCTAGCTTGTTCAATACCTCGTTTTCCATTAGAAGCTGTTACAACTTTATAATCTTCTAATTCTAAAATTTCAGCCGTAGTTTCTCTTAAAACTGTATCGTCTTCAATTAATAATAATGTTTTCATTTCTTTTACATATTGTTTTAAACGTGCATACTTTATCTTAATTCAACACAAATCTTATATTCTAGTTATACATAAAACTAGTTTATTTTATTTAGAAAAAAACGTTCTAATACGCTTTGCTTTATTTTTTATTAATTAATGGCAACTCAATAATAAAAGTTGTACCCTCATTTTCTATACTTTCAAATTTTATAGAGCCCCCTAAACTTTCTAAATGACTTTTAACTATATTTAATCCTATTCCTGTACCTTGGTTTGTTAGTGCATTTTCTGCTCTAAAATATCTGTTAAAAATATGTTTTTGATCACTTAGTGGAATTCCAATTCCTTCATCTTTAATTTTAAAAATAATAATTGGTTCTTTTATCTTAATTTTAAAATCTATTTTAGTGTTTTCTGGTGAATATTTAATAGCATTATTTAAAACATTAGACAGCATTAATTCTAAAATTTTTTCATCTTGATAAACATCTATATTATCAATATCTTTTGGATAGGTAATATGCTGTCCACTTTTAAGCATTAAATTAGCATTATAAATAACTTCATTTACTACTTTACTAAGTTTAAAGTTACTGAATTTATAATTTACTCTTCCAGATTCTAACCGTTCTACCGATAAAAAATCATTTAAAATACCATCTAAATAATGCACTTTATTTTTAATGGTTAGCAAATGCTTCTCTCTTTTATCTTGCATTTCGGTTTTCTTATATTTTCCGACTAAAACAGCTGCATTTAACACACCGCTTAGAGGTGTTTTAAATTCGTGAGAAACCAACGATAAAAATTTGGTTTTTAATTCATTTAATTCTTTTTCTTTTTTTAATGCTTTCCTTAGCTTAGACTCTGCTTTTACACGCTTTTCAATTTCGCTTTTTAAATTTGCAACCGTTTTATTTAACTCTGTAGTTCTTTCTGAAATTTTACCTTCTAATAAAGTATTTAATTCTCGAATTTTATTTTCAGAATTTTTACGATATGTTATATCTATAACAATTGCCATTACATATTTTTCTCCTTCAATTTCAAAAGGGTTTAACCCTACCTCAACCGGAAAATTATGTCCGTTTTTATGAGCACCATTTAAATCTTGGTTACTCCCCATTTGTCTGGCAGAAGATTTCTTGTAAAAAGAATTAAAATGAGCTCCATGACCTGCATGGTAATTTCTAGGAATTAAAATATTTAAATGCTGATTTTGCAACTGACCTTTTTCATATCCAAACATTTTTTCTGCCGCAGCATTATTTGCAACAATTGTTTGGCTTTCATCTACAACAATTACACTTTCAGAAACTGCTTCAAAGAGCACATTAAATACAAATTCATTTTCATGAAATAAATTAGGCAATGGTATATTTTTTTAGTTTTTAGTAGTTTCGAAAATACTAAAAAATTATGAACTACAATAGCAATTTATACCCAAAAAGAAAATAAGCGCTTCAATACTAATAATTACAATAAAAAATTTAAAACCCTTAGAATAAACTTTTAGTTAATATGTTTTTGTCATTGTTGAAGGCACAACAATTATAAAGTCGGCCTTTAATTTATTTTCTGTATCGAATTTTTTAATATTTTCTTGTTCAATTACACTTACGGTACTAATTTGTAAATTGGGATTTCCTTTTTTTAAATACCAATAAATTCCCTCGTAATTATCGGAATGATACGAGCCATTGTAATGAACAAACAACTTCTTATCTTGTAGATTTTCCAATATAAAATAACCCATTGTTGCATCTTTAACAGCTTGTGCTTTTGGCAAGTTATCGCTACCGTGACCACCCATCATTTCTTTCATTTTAACATAACCAGGTAAGGTTTTATCGTATGCAATTGGCAATGGCGCTATCCACGTTTTCTCGTCATCGGTTAATTCTTCCAACGCTTCAAAACCACCTCTAAACACCAAACTAGCGTATCTTCTAGGAATATTAGTGGCTATAAATTTTAATTTATTGTCTTTTGCAAAATCTACCAAAGGCTTATAATCTGTTTTGTAATTATTCCATAATCTAGCAACCGTATCTAATGCTTTTGCATCAATAGCTCCTGACAAATAATTATTTAATTCATTTTGATTATCTGCTTCAAACATTTCAGCCCCTAAAATTAATTTATTTTCTACACTTAAATCTTTAGTTGCCTCATACTGCAACCAATGTATAATAGGATTGTTATGATATTCTCCAAATAAAACCACATCGGCTTTACTCATTTTTTTTATCATCTTTTTATAGGAAACCTTTTTACCTTTGGCATTGTATAATTTATATGCTGGTTTGTTTTGTGCAAATACTACTCCAGAAAAAATAATTACCAGAAAAAATACAAGTTGTTTACGCATAAATATTATTGATTTTTTAACAGTTGGTTTTGAACAAATTTATAACTTTGTTACTAATTATTACAATTATTTCTTAATAATGAAATCTTAAACTTATTATTAGTTTGTTTATTAAGATATAAATAACATTTTAAAACATTCATTAAAAATGAAATACCTTCCAATTAATAACCAACTTTTTAAAAAAAACAGAGCAAAATTCACTGCTCAAATGAAACCAAAATCTCTTGCGGTTTTTAATTCTAACGACACTTTTACTACAGGTGCAGACAGTACACTTCCTTTTAAACAAAGTAGCGATTTATTATACTTAAGTGGAGCAGATCAAGAAGAAAGTATTTTAGTGCTTTTTCCTGATGCTATAAACCCAGAACATAGAGAAATTTTATTTTTAACCGAAACCAGCAAATTAATTGAAATTTGGTATGGTGCTAAATACTCTAAAGAAGAAGCTACAGAGGTTTCTGGAATTAAAACTATTTATTGGCTATCTGAATTTGATAAAGTTTTTTATGATTTAATGACTGAGGCCGAAACCGTATATTTTAACACCAACGAACACTACAGACAATCGGTTGAAATAGAAACTAGAGAAGATAGATTTATAAAAAAATGCAAAGCAGATTTCCCTGCTCATAAATGGGAAAAAAGCGCTCAAATAATGCTTAATATTAGAGGTGTTAAAGAGCCAGAAGAAATTGAACTATTACAGACTGCTTGTAATATTACAAACAAAGGTTTTAGAAGAATATTACCTTTTGTAAAACCTGGTGTTATGGAGTACGAAATTGAAGCCGAATATATGCACGAGTTTTTAAGAAACAGATCTAAAGGTTTTGCATACACTCCAATTATCGGGTCTGGTTATAGCGCTTGCGTTTTACATTATATAGAAAATAATAAAGAATGTAAAGATGGCGATATGCTTTTAATGGATGTTGGTGCAGAATACGCTAATTACTCTAGTGATATGACACGTACTATCCCTGTAAACGGTCGTTTTACAGAAAGACAAAAAGCTATTTATAACGCCGTTTTACGTGTTAAAGATGAAGCAACAAAAATGCTAGTTCCTGGAGCAGATTGGGCTGAATACCATAAAGAAGTTGGTAAAATAATGACCAATGAATTATTAGGTTTAAAACTTTTAGATAAAGCCGATGTACAGAATGAAGATCCAAAATGGCCTGCTTATAAAAAATATTTTATGCATGGAACTTCGCATCATTTAGGCTTAGATACGCACGATTATGGAGCATTAAAAACACCTATGAAAGCAAATATGGTGTTTACTGTTGAACCTGGAATTTATATTCCTGAAGAAAATATGGGAATTAGAATTGAAGACGATGTTGTTATTCAAGAGAGCGGAGAGCCATTTAACTTAATGAGAGATATACCTATTACCGTTGAAGAAATTGAAGATTTAATGAATAGTAAGTAATTCTTAAAAAAACAGTACCGTATAAACTACATACGTTTCAAAAAACTCAGGATTAAATTCAATCCTGAGTTTTTTTTATATTATTCTACAACAATTATTTCTTTTAAAGAAACTGGTTTCCCTTTATTTGTAAAACCTTCTAAAGAAATTTCAAACGTTCCTTTCACATCCGAAGTAAAAAAGCTTACATCTTTAGTTTGAGCATTTAATTCAACGTTTGGCAACCATAACAATTGAGTTCTATAGTCTGGAATTCGCTTTAATTTATCTGTACCATCATATTGTTGTTTAAAGTATTTTTTATGTTCTAACGGTTTTAACAACACTACATTTATAGCCGTATCATCAGATGTTAATTTAGAAAAATCACCATTTATAGAACTAAAAGAAATAATACCTTCAAATATTTGAGTACCATACAAGTACTTCTCCCTTACAACATCAATTTGTTGTATTTTATTTGCATTATAGTTTATAATTTCATTATGATCTTTAATAATTATTCCATCAAAAAGCACCAATGGTAACAATCCAGAATCGTAGGTCCTATTAGCCCAAATAACATCTAAAAACACCTTTCCCTTACGGTGCTTTAAAGTTACAACATCAACAACTTCAACAATGGTTTCTTTAACCGTTGGAAAACGTGTAAAATCATCTAAATTAAAGGTAATTTCTTTAGAATTATAAAATGTACCGTCTAAAGCTACTTTCTCTACCTCTGTAGGTTTAACAGCTCCGTAAGCATTTTCTATTTGATTGTTAATACTTTGTTTTAAAATAAAATCACTAATAGATGTATCTATTTTATAATCACTAAATTTTAAGTTTGAATATGTTAAAGAAACTTCTGGATTTAAATTAATTTTATACTTTTCAGCATCACTAAGCAACTGAATTGTAGCTGTAGGCTGTTTATAATTCTCTAACAAATTAAAATAAAATTGCCCTAAATTATTTGTAGTTGACATTTTAAAAAGATCATCTTCTTTTCCTGAAATAGACAAACTAACTTTTACATTAGTTGCTGGTAAATTTGTAGCTTTTTCAACAACAGTTCCTGAAATTAATTCTCCTCTTAATTCTGGTAAAAATATTTCGTTTTTAGTTGTGTTAGCTATATCCGTTTTTTCCATTTCAAAATTTGAAAATTCAACAGAACTAGTACTTTTAAGAGTTTTAAATGGCTGTATTTTTCTAACAGAAATAGAATAATTTCCGGAAGATTCTTCTTCTTCTTTTAAACTATTAAGTTGTAAACTTACTTTTTGTCTATTTTTAAATTTATTTTGATCTAATAACAACTCAACAAAATTACTTTTAATAATTTTTGAAACATCATTATTTGATGTAGTTACAAATTCAAACGCTTTTGAATTTAAAGTATCTAGTTCTTTTGACAGAATTCCATTTTGATTTTCATTAAACGGATTTACTATAGAAATATCTTCTTGAAATATAACTTTCTCCCCTGCATTACACATCCATTGCGTATAGGCTACAATTTTATAATTTCCAGATAAAATAGACGTTGGAATAAAAAAATCTCCTTGCCCTAAACCCGATTCTAATTTTATTTTTTGCTTAAATACTTCGTTTAAATCACTATCCACTAAAGCTACATAAGCTATTTTACTTAAATTACTCAATACATTAGTATCTCTATTTAAACAATACAGTTTGTAGTAAAAAGTTTCACCTGTAAGTAAAAAAGAACTATTATAATGTATAAATATTTTTTCTTGATGTATGGTTTTAAAAAGGGGTTTATCGTTACTTTGTAATACAACTTGCGCATTCACAGTATAGCATTGACTATAAAACACTATTAATAATAAAAAGAACTGTTTTTTCATGGTCTTTTAATTTCAATTTAATTATTCAATCCAGAAATCTGGTTTAACATTAGTTCCTAAAACTGTACAATCGCTACAAGGAACTGGAACCATTTGATAAGGTCCTCCTGGAATTGGATCCACAGGACTAAATTTACCTCCATTTACTTGAAAAAACTTTAAAGTACCTGCTTTTATCGCATCAAT includes the following:
- a CDS encoding PAS domain-containing sensor histidine kinase; its protein translation is MPNLFHENEFVFNVLFEAVSESVIVVDESQTIVANNAAAEKMFGYEKGQLQNQHLNILIPRNYHAGHGAHFNSFYKKSSARQMGSNQDLNGAHKNGHNFPVEVGLNPFEIEGEKYVMAIVIDITYRKNSENKIRELNTLLEGKISERTTELNKTVANLKSEIEKRVKAESKLRKALKKEKELNELKTKFLSLVSHEFKTPLSGVLNAAVLVGKYKKTEMQDKREKHLLTIKNKVHYLDGILNDFLSVERLESGRVNYKFSNFKLSKVVNEVIYNANLMLKSGQHITYPKDIDNIDVYQDEKILELMLSNVLNNAIKYSPENTKIDFKIKIKEPIIIFKIKDEGIGIPLSDQKHIFNRYFRAENALTNQGTGIGLNIVKSHLESLGGSIKFESIENEGTTFIIELPLINKK
- a CDS encoding ChaN family lipoprotein produces the protein MRKQLVFFLVIIFSGVVFAQNKPAYKLYNAKGKKVSYKKMIKKMSKADVVLFGEYHNNPIIHWLQYEATKDLSVENKLILGAEMFEADNQNELNNYLSGAIDAKALDTVARLWNNYKTDYKPLVDFAKDNKLKFIATNIPRRYASLVFRGGFEALEELTDDEKTWIAPLPIAYDKTLPGYVKMKEMMGGHGSDNLPKAQAVKDATMGYFILENLQDKKLFVHYNGSYHSDNYEGIYWYLKKGNPNLQISTVSVIEQENIKKFDTENKLKADFIIVVPSTMTKTY
- a CDS encoding aminopeptidase P family protein encodes the protein MKYLPINNQLFKKNRAKFTAQMKPKSLAVFNSNDTFTTGADSTLPFKQSSDLLYLSGADQEESILVLFPDAINPEHREILFLTETSKLIEIWYGAKYSKEEATEVSGIKTIYWLSEFDKVFYDLMTEAETVYFNTNEHYRQSVEIETREDRFIKKCKADFPAHKWEKSAQIMLNIRGVKEPEEIELLQTACNITNKGFRRILPFVKPGVMEYEIEAEYMHEFLRNRSKGFAYTPIIGSGYSACVLHYIENNKECKDGDMLLMDVGAEYANYSSDMTRTIPVNGRFTERQKAIYNAVLRVKDEATKMLVPGADWAEYHKEVGKIMTNELLGLKLLDKADVQNEDPKWPAYKKYFMHGTSHHLGLDTHDYGALKTPMKANMVFTVEPGIYIPEENMGIRIEDDVVIQESGEPFNLMRDIPITVEEIEDLMNSK